CGCCGGCCGCGACCGCCGGCCAGCCGTCGACCGCCAGCAGCGCGACCCGGAACGCGGCGTACACGGCACCCGTCCACCCCAACAGGACGTAGAGCGGGACGCCGACGACTTTCGGGCCGATATGGTGGTCGAGCCAGCCGGCGTTGATCACGGCCGCCTCGGCGACGAACGCGACGGCGGCCCCGCCGCCGAAGAATGCGACCGTCGCGGCCGTCGGCCACGTGACGGCGGCGTGGACGAGCGCGACGAGACCGACCGCCGCGGTCGTCGCGGCGAAGGTTCGACTGTCGGACATGCGCGGGACTACCCGTCGAGCCGGCATAAAGCCGGAGCGTTCCGGCTGTCGTCGCTCCGCGGCGGCCGCTGCCGGTCAGTCGGCGGCCGACGCGGCCGGCGAGTCGTAGCCGGACTTGACGGGCGGCGACAGCGCGAACAGGAGGGCGGCCCCGACGATGAACACGGCACCGAGCAGCGCCACCGCGTCCAGCGTCGACCACCACGTGGCGAGGACGCCGCTCCCGACGCGGAACGGGATGCCGGCGACCGAGCGCAGCATGGCGACCGACGACAGCAGGGTCGCGCGGCCGACCGACTGCACCTGGTCGTTGATGTACCCCTGGTAGATCGGTCGGATCACCGAGCTGCCGCCCTTCATCGCGAAGAACATCGGGAACGCCAGCAGCGGAACCAGCCCCGCGGCGACGTACGTCGCGGCGATCCCGACGGGGACGAGCAGCATCGCGTTGCGGACGCCCAGCAGCGACTCCAGGTCGCTGGCGTAGTCGCTCGTCACGGCCGAGACGACGGTAAAGGAGGCGTAGAGGAAGCCGATCGTCGGCGCCTCGGCGAGCCCCCAGCGCTCCAGCCGCGGCCCGACGCTGGCCTCCAGCGTGTTCTGCGCGATGGGCTGGATCCACATGTCCATCGTGAGGATCGCGCCGCTGAACAGCGCGAGGTAGACGACGAAGGAGCGCAGGCTCGGCGCGGCCAGCTGGTCGCGGATGACCGGGAGCGCGTCGACGATGGTCATCACCTCGTCGTCGGTGTCCTCGTCGTCGTCGTACGCCCGGTTCTGCGGGAGTCGGAGGACGAGGACGAGGTTGATCAGCGCCACCGCGACGCCCGCGTAGAACGGGTAGAAGCGGTTCGTCGCGTAGAGAAAGCCGCCGGCGATCAGCGTGACGACGCTCACCCACTGCCCGATCGCCCGGCCGCGGCCCTGGACGCGGGTGAACTCGTCCTCGTCGCCGTGCTCGGCGAGCGTGTCGTACAGCCACGCGCTCCCGCTGCCGGAGATGAACGTGCCGCCGAACGACAGCATCACGAACGTGAACGTGAAGCCGACGAAGTCGGTGGCGACGAGGTAGCTGGCGTTCGACACCACCATCAGCGCCGCCCCGACCGCGAGGCTGTTCCGGCGGCCGATCCGGTCGCCGACGTAGCCGGTCGGGATCTCGCCCGTCACGACGACGACCGCCTGGATCGTGGCGATCAGGCCGATCTGGGCGAAGCTGAGGCCGTTCCACAGCAGGAACAGCGTGTACACGGGGTAGTGGAAGCCGGGGCGGGCGGTCGCGCGGTAGAGGTAGTAACGGGTGACGACCGCGGACTTGGAGAGGCGCGCCATCTGCGGGTTCCCGGAGGATCATTTCGAATCGATATATATCTGGCGTGTATGTGTCACGCATTCTCAGAAACCGACCGCGGCGCGGCGGCTGCCGGTCGATCAGATGCCCTGCACCGTCTCGATCAGGCCGAGCGTCTCCGCCGTCATCCACGCGAGAAAGACGGCGTACAGCGCGAGGAAGCCGACGGCCTCGCTGTCGGTGAGTTCGAGGTGGGTGCGGGTGAAGACGATGAACACGATCGTCGCGAACGCGAGAAACCCCATCGTCGGGATGGTCGCGAGGAAGTTGATCGTCGCCGACCCGGCGAGCAGGACGCCGACGGGGATGGCGACGAGGAGGTTGAACGTGTTGCTCCCGAGCACGTTCGTGAGGCTGGTGACGCTCTCGTCGTCCCTGGCGGCGCGGACGCTGACGACGGCGTCGGGCAGGCTCGTCGCCGCGGCGATCACGGTCAGCCCCCACAGGAAACTCGGCGTTCCGAACGCCGCGCCGAAGGCGAGGACGGCCCGGACGAGGCCCTCGACGCCGACGGCGATGACGACCAGCGAGACCGCGAGCGTGGCCCACTCCCGGCGCGTGTCGACCTCGATCGTGCGGGACGGCACGTAGTCGCGAGTGTCCTGATACTGGAGGAAGACGTACACGCCGTACGTCACGAGCGGCATGGCCGCCAGCGCCGGCGTGAGGACCGCCGCCTCGTTCGTGCCGCCGGGGACGTACGTCGCGCCGAGGGCAAAGGTGATAAAGAGGACGAGGACGCTGATAATGTAGAACTGGGCGTCCTTGTGGACGATGTCCCGCGTCGCCTCCAGTTCCTCGCTGGAGAACGCCGACGCCGCCGGGATCACGAGCAGGTTGAAGATGGCGCTCCCGACGATGGTGCCGACCCCGAGCGCGAACTCGCCGTGGACGAGGGTGCCGATGACGACGGAGCTCAGCTCCGGGAAGCTCGACCCGACGGCGACCACGACCGCGCCGTGCACGGCGACGGGGAGGCCGTAGTGCTTGCTGAGGCGCTCGGCCGAGCGTTCGAGCGCCACGCTCCCCTTCCAGATGACGGCAGTCGAGACGACCGCCAGCGCGGCGTACGCGAGGAGTCCGACCATCCGTTGGCTCGTCCGTCTCGCCCCGCGGACTAAGGTGTTCGTGACGGACGCGGGCGACGGGTCAGCGGTCGGCGACGGCTTCCTTCCGGCCCGACACCTCGTCGGGGTCGAGCCTGTAGTCCTCGAACGGCACCTCCTCCCGCGGCCGGTCGAAGATGTCGACGACGGGGATGTGGACTCCCCACAGGCCTTGCGTCGCGGTCGAGTCGTAGGGCTCGTCGGCGAGCGGTTCGAGCCGTCCCGTCGCCACGACGCTCCGCCACCCGTGGTCCGTGTCCCGATGGACGACGACGGTGACCGGCCTGTCGACGACCGCGCCCTTTCCCCCGTTCGACGGCGACGAGAGCCGGAAGTAGAACTCACCCGCGTCGGCGTTGTAGCCGTACGACACCGGCAGCGAGAACGGCGGCTCGTCCCCGCCCGCGCCGAACGAGACGACGCCGGTCCCCCCGTCGCCGAGCAGTTCGTCGCGCTCCTCGTCGGTCATCTGGACCCAGCGGAGGTCGCTCATGGATCGGCGTACGATACCATACAGCATAAGCGGGCCGGGGTACCTGTGCCCGACCGTACCTGTCGGCTACGCGGTGTGTGTCGCGCCGCCGTCGACGACCAGCGACTCGGCGGTGACGAAACTCGCCATGTCGCTGGCCAGGAACAGGACGGCGTCCGCCACGTCGCCGGGCTGGCCGAACCGCTGAAGGGGGATCGCCTCCCGGGTCGCCTCACCCTCCTCGGTGCCGACGATCGGCGAGTCCTCCGTCGTCATCGCCGTCTCGATCACGCCCGGGTGGACGGCGTTGACGCGGACCCCTTGCGGGCCGAGTTCGGCCGCGAGCGCGTACGTGAACAGCCGGATCCCGCCCTTGGCCGTGCAGTACGGCGTCAGCCCGCCGTACCCGCGTATTCCGGCGACGCTGGAGACGTTGACGATGCTCCCGCCGCCGTTGCCGGCCATCCGTTCGGCGGCGAGTTGCGACGCGAAGAAGACGCCGTCCTGGTTGACACGCATCAGCTGTCGGTACTCGTCGGGCTCCACGTCACCGATCGGGGCCTGCGGGCCGACGATCCCGGCGTTGTTGATCAGCACGTCCACGCCGCCGTACTCCTCCGCGGCGTCCATGGCGGCGGTCAGGTCGTCGTGGTCGGTCACGTCACAGGAGACGAACGTCGCCTCGGCGTCCGACTCCTCGCGGACGACCTCGTGTGTCGGGTCGCCGCCCTCCCGTGGCTCCTCGCGCAGGTCGGCGACGACGACCGCCGCGCCCTCCCCGGCGAACCGCCGTGCGATCGCCCGTCCGATACCGCTCGCTGCCCCGGTCACGACTGCCGTCCGGCCGTCAAGTAGCGATGGCATACCGCACGGCCCACGCCGAGACACATCTTTCTCGGGGGTACCTTTCGAACCGCCCGAGAGCTCCCGACGCGAATCTACTTGACGCTGTTCCTCGACGTTCGAGCGGGGGAAGCAGATGGGGATCAGCAAGCGGCGCGGTCGACGAGCAGAAACGGACACGGCCGGGGGGCCGGTCGTGAGCCGACGCCGCGTGCTCGCGGCGTCCGTGGGGGCCGCGGCGGGAGCGACGGCCGTGGGGAGCCGAAGGGGGTCGGCACAGGAAGCCGTGACGGTCGAACTGGTGGACTTCGCGTTTGAACCGGGCACGGACGACCCGCTGGTCGTCGCGCCGGGGACTACCGTCCGGTTCGTGTGGATCACCGACAACCACAACGTCGTCGTCGATTCCCAGCCGGAGGGTGCGGGCTGGGAGGGGCACGAACCGATAGAGAACGCGGGGTTCGAGTTCGAGCACACGTTCGAGACGGCGGGCGAGTACGCGTTCTACTGTTCGCCTCACCAGTCGCTCGGGATGGAGGGGACCATCGAGGTCCGCGAGGGCGGCGCGCCCGCCGGGGA
The genomic region above belongs to Halostella salina and contains:
- a CDS encoding SDR family oxidoreductase, which encodes MPSLLDGRTAVVTGAASGIGRAIARRFAGEGAAVVVADLREEPREGGDPTHEVVREESDAEATFVSCDVTDHDDLTAAMDAAEEYGGVDVLINNAGIVGPQAPIGDVEPDEYRQLMRVNQDGVFFASQLAAERMAGNGGGSIVNVSSVAGIRGYGGLTPYCTAKGGIRLFTYALAAELGPQGVRVNAVHPGVIETAMTTEDSPIVGTEEGEATREAIPLQRFGQPGDVADAVLFLASDMASFVTAESLVVDGGATHTA
- a CDS encoding carotenoid biosynthesis protein encodes the protein MSDSRTFAATTAAVGLVALVHAAVTWPTAATVAFFGGGAAVAFVAEAAVINAGWLDHHIGPKVVGVPLYVLLGWTGAVYAAFRVALLAVDGWPAVAAGAALATGYDLLVDHRGVADGHWTYTDDLPGPRFRGVPWWNYAGWAVISAATAAFAVPFL
- a CDS encoding MFS transporter, whose translation is MARLSKSAVVTRYYLYRATARPGFHYPVYTLFLLWNGLSFAQIGLIATIQAVVVVTGEIPTGYVGDRIGRRNSLAVGAALMVVSNASYLVATDFVGFTFTFVMLSFGGTFISGSGSAWLYDTLAEHGDEDEFTRVQGRGRAIGQWVSVVTLIAGGFLYATNRFYPFYAGVAVALINLVLVLRLPQNRAYDDDEDTDDEVMTIVDALPVIRDQLAAPSLRSFVVYLALFSGAILTMDMWIQPIAQNTLEASVGPRLERWGLAEAPTIGFLYASFTVVSAVTSDYASDLESLLGVRNAMLLVPVGIAATYVAAGLVPLLAFPMFFAMKGGSSVIRPIYQGYINDQVQSVGRATLLSSVAMLRSVAGIPFRVGSGVLATWWSTLDAVALLGAVFIVGAALLFALSPPVKSGYDSPAASAAD
- a CDS encoding sodium:calcium antiporter — protein: MVGLLAYAALAVVSTAVIWKGSVALERSAERLSKHYGLPVAVHGAVVVAVGSSFPELSSVVIGTLVHGEFALGVGTIVGSAIFNLLVIPAASAFSSEELEATRDIVHKDAQFYIISVLVLFITFALGATYVPGGTNEAAVLTPALAAMPLVTYGVYVFLQYQDTRDYVPSRTIEVDTRREWATLAVSLVVIAVGVEGLVRAVLAFGAAFGTPSFLWGLTVIAAATSLPDAVVSVRAARDDESVTSLTNVLGSNTFNLLVAIPVGVLLAGSATINFLATIPTMGFLAFATIVFIVFTRTHLELTDSEAVGFLALYAVFLAWMTAETLGLIETVQGI
- a CDS encoding plastocyanin/azurin family copper-binding protein; this encodes MSRRRVLAASVGAAAGATAVGSRRGSAQEAVTVELVDFAFEPGTDDPLVVAPGTTVRFVWITDNHNVVVDSQPEGAGWEGHEPIENAGFEFEHTFETAGEYAFYCSPHQSLGMEGTIEVREGGAPAGEGPVGDLLPDPALTVAILSFGALLFVTFFVYFFSKYGGDYGE
- a CDS encoding pyridoxamine 5'-phosphate oxidase family protein; the encoded protein is MSDLRWVQMTDEERDELLGDGGTGVVSFGAGGDEPPFSLPVSYGYNADAGEFYFRLSSPSNGGKGAVVDRPVTVVVHRDTDHGWRSVVATGRLEPLADEPYDSTATQGLWGVHIPVVDIFDRPREEVPFEDYRLDPDEVSGRKEAVADR